TCTGTTGGCTGCCGATATGTCTGGAAGTGCCACATATTCATCAACCTGAAAGAACATTTGTAATTGTAATGAATCTTATATACAGGTGgtaaaacaaacacattttggcacacatggcgtgtcatattgaaatatatttattaacaacTTTGACATACATTATTCACATCACATTGGAGGCAGCAATACTATTGGTAAAAATAAACAGTAACTATAACACATAAATTAACTTATTTCTAATTACAGTAATATCAATACGATACAAGCAAGCATAGTAAAATACTTTAGATAAGtccatttatttataaaatatgtaataaatgcAGTTAATAaagaaatcaatcaatcaatttattatttattttaataactataaaacataaatcaacttatttgtaattaatatcatttctaattaatatcaatatgaTACAAGCAAgcataataatatactttagaTAAGTTCATTAATACAAGATAAAGTTCCTTGAGAATCTTTGATAGGAAGTGCATGTTAGAAATGATATCTCtaaactgtatattataatgattgattgaatattCGTCCACTTACGTCCATCCAAATACAGTCAGTAATCTCATGTTTGCAAACTGATATCTCTGAGCTTAAAGCCTTCATTTCACATATGAAGTACAAGTCTGATTGTCCAAAACGAAATCCATGTTGATGTCGGAATGACACGAGAGATATGAATTCTGAATCAATACCAGTTTCTTCAAACACTTCTCTTTTAGCGGTTACACCCAAGTCTTCTCCTATAgtgatataaaaaaatgtaaaagtaaTGATACAAATTGTAGACCATACAAAGGAATACTTAAAATAGTTCATTATACTAAAACaatttaacaacaggatgctgagctccggagatcaaagcgtttatctgtggctgcgacacaatTAGTGTCACACCCCTAAACAGAAACCGCGCGCCACGGAGAATaagtacatagtacagtactgttggtatttgtcgcagccagacataagatcaaaggactgttaaagttcctatcttggcaggGTGAGGTCAGTGTCCTGttattagattgccttgattatACCATGGAGGAAATTCTTATTTATTTCCTCCATGTAAACCGACCTGGATCAGCCATTCCTCCCGGAAGTTTCCATTTGGCTTTTTTATGGAATCGTTCTTTCACCAAAAGCACCTGATTAAGTTCATTAACTACAAAACCTGCAACACCTGAAGAGAATTAGCTTTATTATTATCAGTATACACATCAATAATGTTTTTATCGAGTACTTCAAAATAAATTCATTGTCAtttgtaaagctttgtctacactatcaaactagtttgacaaaaacagtgtgatgtgcccaaatatattagtgatatgccaaaatttggtagtgatatgcccaaatatggtagtggtatgacatcatcatgtccatatttgggcacatccaatgcttttgtcacataaaatgtgatagtataaacagagctttataccaAGTAGTCACTCCTACCTACGTAATGTGTTGTATAACCTGGAAGCTGATTAGGCTCATTTGTTGGTAGCCATTTTATCATCATAACATAATCTTTCTGTGCATGATGAAAAACAAAGCCATGCTAGATGGAAGAAATGCAAAAGGTAGAAATAATATGGATGACATCGGTACACAGTGTTTCCGAATTAGGTGTTTATAAAACAATGGGTTAAAAATGGAGGGTCtaatacacacaaaaaaatggttaaaaaatattttaatttgccattttaattgcaaggtttatattaaatacactgAAGCAGCAAAAACACTTAATAAACAAATGGAAGGTATTAAATATAGAagaacattaaataaaaatattaaaagcaGAAGAAACATAGATAAAACATGTGgaatattaaatatagaataggaaataaaaaacattaaacaaaatgaaacacaaaatttaagaaaaagCTCAGCTGCATATGAGCCTAACCCATGTGCAAATATACTCCAGCGAGGTTCTGCACGGTAtaggaagatgatgatgatgaatgttTAGTCTTCTCCGACAACCTGCTGCTTGGTATTACCTTGACGGCTTTAGCTATATATATTGAACACTCTATTGCAATGTTCAGCCATACACCTCGAATTCCTTGCTCCTTCCATTCTTGTAAAGAATCTATCAAtgagaaataatattttaggaTTTTCTGTAAGGTTTGTTTAATTCATGGTTAATTgaagtaaataattaaatactaaaAATGAGTACAGATAC
This is a stretch of genomic DNA from Antedon mediterranea chromosome 3, ecAntMedi1.1, whole genome shotgun sequence. It encodes these proteins:
- the LOC140044401 gene encoding nucleoside diphosphate-linked moiety X motif 6-like; protein product: MEAFEGKKDIFNGIIVNVQDQKCKSESGFSDRLQYSLQEWKEQGIRGVWLNIAIECSIYIAKAVKHGFVFHHAQKDYVMMIKWLPTNEPNQLPGYTTHYVGVAGFVVNELNQVLLVKERFHKKAKWKLPGGMADPGEDLGVTAKREVFEETGIDSEFISLVSFRHQHGFRFGQSDLYFICEMKALSSEISVCKHEITDCIWMDVDEYVALPDISAANRQFAQDYINQNQRGRSFKIKPRRVLSHDHTKYHLLYSIKECNNSEEPLLNYDQNNEI